A single window of Sneathia sanguinegens DNA harbors:
- the uxaC gene encoding glucuronate isomerase: MKLDMEKFMLNSELANKLYTEYAKDIPIYDYHCHLDPKEIYEDKEFSNISKIWLNGDHYKWRAMRANEIREEYITGDKTDYEKFYAWASTLDKCILNPLYHWNALELKRYFNIDEILTSKNANVIWDAVNSIKYSPRKLIEISNVNTLCTTDSPISDLKYHKLIRESNFKTNVLPGFRPDEALSIGKSKFYNFINQIPSVVGYEIKGYEDLVRALSERIKYFDENGTCVCDHGLTYMPFEKASLEEVKEIFKKALNKEELSEKEVNKYLTRLLVDLSKEYKKYDWTMQIHFGAIRDNNKKYFEKLGYDTGFDSITDDTNLAYKLNGLLNEMVENDSLPKMIIYNLNPMYNDLIASTIANFQINNGNMQFGAAWWFNDTKEGMLKQMKCLANNGLFSKFVGMLTDSRSFLSYTRHDYFRRILCDFIADLVEKNEIPKDMDMLKELIQNICYYNAKRYFEKRGR; encoded by the coding sequence ATGAAATTAGATATGGAGAAATTTATGCTTAACAGTGAATTGGCTAATAAGCTATACACTGAATATGCGAAAGATATACCTATTTATGACTACCATTGTCATTTAGACCCTAAAGAAATATATGAAGATAAGGAATTTTCTAATATTTCTAAAATTTGGTTAAATGGTGATCACTATAAATGGCGTGCTATGAGGGCGAATGAAATTCGTGAAGAATATATTACAGGTGATAAGACAGATTATGAAAAATTTTATGCATGGGCTAGTACACTTGATAAGTGTATATTAAATCCACTTTATCACTGGAATGCATTAGAATTAAAAAGATATTTCAATATAGATGAAATATTAACAAGTAAAAATGCAAACGTTATTTGGGATGCTGTTAATAGTATAAAGTATAGTCCAAGAAAGTTAATAGAAATATCTAATGTAAATACTTTATGTACGACTGATAGTCCGATATCAGATTTAAAATATCATAAATTAATACGTGAAAGTAACTTTAAAACTAATGTGTTACCGGGATTTAGACCCGATGAAGCATTAAGTATAGGTAAATCTAAGTTCTATAACTTTATTAATCAAATTCCTTCTGTTGTAGGATATGAAATAAAGGGGTATGAGGACTTAGTTAGAGCATTAAGTGAAAGAATAAAATATTTTGATGAAAATGGTACTTGTGTTTGTGATCATGGACTAACATATATGCCATTTGAAAAGGCTAGTTTAGAAGAAGTAAAAGAAATTTTTAAGAAAGCTTTAAATAAAGAGGAATTAAGTGAAAAAGAAGTAAATAAATATTTGACAAGGCTCTTAGTAGATTTAAGCAAAGAATACAAAAAATATGATTGGACTATGCAAATACATTTTGGTGCTATCAGAGATAATAACAAGAAATACTTTGAAAAGTTAGGTTATGATACAGGATTTGATTCAATTACTGATGATACAAATTTAGCATACAAGTTAAATGGCTTATTAAATGAAATGGTAGAAAATGACAGTTTACCTAAAATGATAATATATAACTTAAACCCTATGTATAATGATTTGATAGCAAGCACTATAGCAAATTTTCAAATAAACAATGGAAATATGCAATTTGGTGCTGCTTGGTGGTTCAATGATACTAAAGAAGGTATGCTAAAACAAATGAAATGTTTAGCAAATAATGGTTTATTCTCAAAATTTGTAGGTATGTTAACAGATTCAAGAAGTTTCTTATCATATACAAGACATGATTACTTTAGAAGAATTTTGTGTGATTTCATTGCTGATTTAGTAGAAAAAAACGAAATACCAAAAGATATGGATATGTTAAAAGAACTGATACAGAATATTTGTTATTATAACGCAAAAAGATATTTTGAAAAAAGGGGTAGATAG
- a CDS encoding site-specific DNA-methyltransferase encodes MNLSKEKRERLLNYLEKLKEGKEDEDIRIILEIEKALNEKKYGLVWEEHSEKVDEELKTNIPVFKEVEERKIEKDKEKAYNFLLEGDNLHSLRLLEKTHKGKIDVIYIDPPYNTGNKDFIYNDQYVDKTDGYSHSKWLSFMEKRLRIAKELLTEEGVIFISIDDNEQAQLKLLCDEVFGGENFVSSICVELSKTQGMKVKSAQEGRIVKNHEYIFIYSKNIEKIYIDRKPLYEKTDIWDNHFNKIILNLDNKYYIYTIDEYIKNNNEKIFKLFQKYNILDNEKITNNSIRKGILINEEIQKYFYNDISDIIYQEMACSIAIPEYIIEKLEKEKILKYEKYLLTTTSSGKIRQLRSLKENINFSDDYDPKLQRVTIRGALWKDFYSDMMNIQKEGKMDFKNGKKPIRLIKQLNKWFNRKNSIVLDFFAGSGTTGHAVVQLNKEDGGNRKYILCTNNENNICEDVTYKRLSNIQEELPHNLKYYKVDCVSKSDEEVYEKLNEHIQEMVNLEEGKEVKVIYDEEEVEKVLEESACDSSVYIMGGIMLSGKEQKIVEKKRIKIKEVPEIYYRNELKELGEI; translated from the coding sequence ATGAATTTATCAAAAGAGAAAAGAGAAAGACTTTTAAATTATTTAGAAAAATTAAAAGAAGGAAAAGAAGATGAAGATATTAGAATAATATTAGAAATTGAAAAAGCCTTAAATGAAAAGAAATATGGTTTAGTATGGGAAGAACATAGTGAAAAAGTAGACGAAGAATTAAAAACAAATATACCAGTATTTAAAGAAGTAGAAGAAAGAAAAATAGAAAAAGATAAAGAAAAAGCATATAACTTTTTACTAGAAGGAGATAACCTACATTCATTAAGACTATTAGAAAAGACACATAAGGGGAAAATAGATGTAATATATATAGATCCACCATATAATACAGGTAATAAGGACTTTATTTATAATGATCAATATGTAGACAAAACAGATGGCTATTCACATAGCAAGTGGCTAAGTTTTATGGAAAAAAGATTAAGAATAGCAAAAGAATTATTAACAGAAGAAGGAGTAATCTTCATTTCAATAGATGATAATGAACAAGCACAATTAAAGTTACTTTGTGATGAGGTGTTTGGGGGAGAGAATTTTGTTTCAAGTATATGTGTAGAATTATCCAAAACACAAGGAATGAAAGTAAAGTCAGCACAAGAAGGAAGAATTGTTAAGAATCACGAATATATTTTTATATATAGTAAAAATATAGAAAAGATATATATAGATAGAAAACCATTGTACGAAAAAACAGATATTTGGGACAATCATTTTAATAAAATAATTTTAAATTTAGATAATAAATACTATATATACACAATTGATGAATACATAAAAAATAATAATGAGAAGATATTTAAATTATTTCAAAAATATAATATTTTAGATAATGAAAAGATTACAAATAATAGCATAAGAAAAGGTATATTAATAAATGAAGAAATACAAAAATATTTTTATAATGATATTTCAGATATAATATATCAAGAAATGGCATGTAGTATTGCGATTCCAGAATATATAATTGAAAAATTAGAAAAAGAAAAGATATTAAAATATGAGAAATATTTATTAACCACAACATCTAGTGGTAAAATAAGACAATTAAGATCGCTTAAAGAAAATATTAATTTTTCTGATGATTATGATCCAAAATTGCAAAGAGTTACAATAAGAGGAGCATTGTGGAAAGATTTTTACTCAGATATGATGAATATTCAAAAAGAAGGGAAAATGGATTTTAAAAATGGTAAAAAACCTATTAGACTTATAAAACAATTAAATAAATGGTTCAACAGAAAAAATTCAATAGTCTTAGACTTCTTCGCAGGATCAGGTACAACAGGACATGCAGTTGTACAGCTTAATAAAGAAGATGGTGGAAATAGGAAATATATTCTTTGTACTAATAATGAAAATAATATATGTGAAGATGTAACATATAAAAGACTTAGTAATATACAAGAAGAATTGCCACATAATTTAAAATACTATAAGGTAGATTGTGTATCAAAATCAGATGAAGAAGTATATGAAAAATTAAATGAACATATACAAGAAATGGTGAATTTGGAAGAAGGAAAAGAAGTAAAAGTAATTTACGATGAAGAAGAAGTAGAAAAAGTATTAGAAGAAAGTGCTTGTGATAGTTCAGTATATATTATGGGTGGAATAATGTTAAGTGGTAAAGAACAAAAAATAGTAGAAAAAAAGAGAATAAAGATAAAAGAGGTTCCAGAAATATATTATAGAAATGAATTGAAAGAGTTGGGAGAAATATAG
- a CDS encoding site-specific DNA-methyltransferase → MNISKERREKLLNYLEKLKEGKEDEDIRIISEIEKALNEKKYGLVWEEHSEKVDEELKTNIPVFKEVEERKIEKDKEKAYNFLLEGDNLHSLRLLEKTHKGKIDVIYIDPPYNTGNKDFIYNDQYVDKTDGYSHSKWLSFMEKRLRIARELLIDDGIIYISIDDNELFQLKLLCDEIFGGANFIANFTRTTRKGGGSMSKYVSTDHEYILLYSKDITKKNRFYVPFDEKYLKRYNESDDNGKYFWDTFARNRQGSSNIYKIEFPNGELVENSWIYKKEKFLELLKKGDIRFKKIADGKYSLQIKQRLNENGQIMRSEIRDYPNSLGTKTLVNLIGKDKFNYAKPIELIMYILSFSNKNSTILDFFAGSGTTGHAVAKLNVEDGGNRKYILCTNNENNICEDVTYKRLSNIQEELPHNLKYYKVDYVSKSDEEVYEKLNEHIQEMVNLEEGKEVKVIYDEEEVEKVLEESSCDSSVYIMSGIMLSGKEQKIVEKKRIKIKEVPEIYYRNELKELGEI, encoded by the coding sequence ATGAATATATCAAAAGAAAGAAGAGAAAAACTTTTAAATTATTTAGAAAAATTAAAAGAAGGAAAAGAAGATGAAGATATTAGAATAATATCAGAAATTGAGAAAGCCTTAAATGAAAAGAAATATGGATTAGTATGGGAAGAACATAGTGAAAAAGTAGATGAAGAATTAAAAACAAATATACCAGTATTTAAAGAAGTAGAAGAAAGAAAAATAGAAAAAGATAAAGAAAAAGCATATAACTTTTTACTAGAAGGAGATAACCTACATTCATTAAGACTATTAGAAAAGACACATAAGGGGAAAATAGATGTAATATATATAGATCCACCATATAATACAGGTAATAAGGACTTTATTTATAATGATCAATATGTAGACAAAACAGATGGCTATTCACATAGTAAGTGGCTAAGTTTTATGGAGAAAAGATTAAGAATAGCAAGGGAGTTATTGATAGATGATGGTATTATTTATATAAGTATCGATGATAATGAACTATTTCAACTTAAACTATTATGTGATGAAATTTTTGGAGGAGCAAATTTTATAGCTAATTTTACAAGAACTACCAGAAAAGGTGGTGGAAGCATGTCTAAGTATGTTTCAACTGATCATGAATATATATTGCTATATTCTAAAGATATAACAAAAAAAAATAGATTTTATGTTCCTTTTGATGAAAAATATTTAAAGCGTTATAATGAATCAGATGATAATGGTAAATATTTTTGGGATACATTTGCAAGGAATAGACAAGGGAGTTCAAATATTTATAAAATTGAATTTCCTAATGGAGAATTAGTAGAAAATTCTTGGATATATAAAAAAGAAAAATTTCTTGAATTATTAAAAAAAGGAGATATTAGATTTAAAAAAATAGCTGATGGAAAATATTCATTACAAATAAAGCAAAGATTAAATGAAAATGGACAAATAATGAGAAGTGAAATAAGAGATTATCCTAATTCTTTGGGAACAAAAACATTAGTAAATTTAATTGGTAAAGATAAATTTAACTATGCAAAGCCGATAGAACTAATAATGTATATTCTTAGTTTTTCTAACAAAAACTCCACAATCCTCGACTTCTTCGCAGGATCAGGTACAACAGGACATGCAGTGGCAAAGCTTAATGTTGAAGATGGAGGGAATCGTAAGTATATATTATGTACTAATAATGAAAATAATATATGTGAAGATGTAACATATAAAAGACTTAGTAATATACAGGAAGAATTACCACATAATTTAAAATACTATAAGGTAGATTATGTATCAAAATCAGATGAAGAAGTATATGAAAAATTAAATGAACATATACAAGAAATGGTAAATTTGGAAGAAGGAAAAGAAGTAAAAGTAATCTACGATGAAGAAGAAGTCGAAAAAGTATTAGAAGAAAGTTCTTGTGATAGTTCAGTATATATTATGAGTGGAATAATGTTAAGTGGTAAAGAACAAAAAATAGTAGAAAAAAAGAGAATAAAGATAAAAGAGGTTCCAGAAATATATTATAGAAATGAATTGAAAGAGTTGGGAGAAATATGA
- the uxuA gene encoding mannonate dehydratase — MKIGFRWYGTEDNIPVEYIRHIPNVDTVVTAVYSVKVGEVWPMEDILDLKEKANKVGLNFLVVESIPVHEDIKLGKRDYKRYIENYKENIRRCAKAGVKVICYNFMPVFDWTRSELDHKREDGSTCLVFYKDQIKKLDPTKLALPGWDSSYSVEEMAKLINEYKELGEEGLWKNLEYFLKEIIPVAIENDVYMAIHPDDPPYSIFGIPRIITCRDNLRRFLDIYPDKHHGLTMCAGSLGCDPRNDYIAMVKEFGSEGRIHFAHLRNIKILEDGSFEESGHITKEGSLDFSEIVKTYYNLGYKGYFRPDHGRMIWGETGKPGYGLYDRALGVAYINGLWEMCEKLKGGKNEK; from the coding sequence ATGAAAATAGGATTTAGATGGTACGGTACCGAGGATAATATACCAGTTGAATATATTAGACATATACCAAATGTAGATACAGTGGTAACGGCTGTATACAGCGTAAAAGTAGGAGAAGTTTGGCCTATGGAAGATATATTAGATTTAAAAGAAAAGGCTAATAAAGTAGGACTTAATTTCCTTGTAGTAGAAAGTATACCAGTACATGAAGATATTAAATTAGGTAAAAGAGACTACAAGAGATATATAGAAAACTATAAGGAAAATATTAGAAGATGTGCAAAAGCAGGAGTAAAGGTTATATGCTACAATTTCATGCCTGTATTTGATTGGACAAGAAGTGAATTAGATCATAAAAGAGAAGATGGATCAACATGTTTAGTATTTTATAAGGATCAAATAAAAAAACTTGACCCTACAAAATTAGCACTTCCTGGATGGGATTCATCATATAGTGTTGAAGAAATGGCAAAGTTAATTAATGAGTATAAAGAATTAGGAGAAGAAGGATTATGGAAGAATCTAGAATACTTCTTAAAAGAAATAATACCAGTGGCTATAGAAAATGATGTATATATGGCAATACATCCAGATGATCCACCATATTCAATATTTGGTATACCAAGAATAATAACTTGCAGAGATAATTTAAGAAGATTTTTAGATATATATCCTGATAAACACCATGGTTTAACAATGTGTGCTGGAAGTTTAGGATGCGATCCTAGAAATGATTATATAGCTATGGTTAAAGAATTTGGTAGTGAAGGAAGAATACATTTTGCACATTTAAGAAATATAAAGATACTAGAGGACGGAAGCTTTGAAGAATCAGGTCATATAACGAAAGAAGGTAGTTTAGATTTTTCTGAAATAGTTAAGACATACTATAATTTAGGCTACAAAGGTTACTTTAGACCAGATCATGGAAGAATGATATGGGGAGAAACAGGTAAACCAGGTTATGGTCTATATGACAGAGCGTTAGGAGTAGCATATATAAATGGATTATGGGAAATGTGTGAAAAATTAAAAGGGGGCAAAAATGAAAAATAA
- a CDS encoding DEAD/DEAH box helicase, protein MIGINLKDFQERTVDFLIDKTMDSESNRRIIVKSPTGSGKTIILLNFIERYLDISDAVFCWLCPGKGELEKQSLEKMNKFCPNLKTGDIDSIINNGFELNTTYFINWEKITKRGNIAISDTERKNLFERIAEAHSQQFPFIIIIDEEHNNDTKKADDIINSINAKYEIRVSATPNPKSIGEIYEIKEEDVINEGLITKFMYINKDLNEVEIDDIQHETNILIEKANEIRKQVKEEYRKIGENINPLVLVQFPNLNDDLIQQVEDKLNEMGYSYENGLVSSWFSSADKKEKSKKIGIINLKDITNIDGKQDFLLFKQAIATGWDCPRAKILVKLREKMSETFEIQTLGRLRRMPRAIHYEDDILDCSYLYTFDEKYKLEVINSGLGCEKQKVFLKNDAKEIKLIKQTRKDDYQYQDEKKVRKNIYEFLKKKYKLGTIKENNKKILEIYGYEFGEYITKTYLKGKYTTFEQITKSKDISKMNIKIDTHLHGIDLQHNTNELKKTMGLSYETTNKILRTLFKKGYGINSNKLLNLKLSEYYTFIINNIDKLKEVFYEFQEIELQDSGVQQIKEAKEDYFYIPKEEYYDFIPNSKNVEIMNSNVYKGYNTSMIVEGIRSKPERLFEKYCESSENVKYFYKNGDKGTEYLSIVYITNLGKESLFYPDYVVEMKDGTIWLIETKGGEYKGQSKNIDIQVGNKFKVLKNFCKRHGYNFGFVRDVNDELYINNEKYVDDMKNDSWKKLSKVI, encoded by the coding sequence ATGATAGGAATAAATTTGAAAGATTTTCAAGAAAGAACGGTAGATTTTTTAATAGATAAAACTATGGATTCAGAATCAAATAGAAGAATAATAGTGAAAAGTCCAACTGGTAGTGGTAAGACAATAATATTATTAAACTTTATTGAAAGATATCTTGATATATCTGATGCAGTATTTTGTTGGTTGTGTCCTGGTAAAGGTGAACTTGAAAAGCAATCTCTTGAAAAAATGAATAAATTTTGTCCTAATTTAAAGACTGGAGATATAGACAGTATAATAAATAATGGATTTGAATTGAATACAACATATTTTATTAATTGGGAAAAAATTACAAAAAGGGGTAATATTGCAATTTCAGACACAGAAAGAAAGAATTTGTTTGAAAGAATTGCAGAAGCACATTCACAACAGTTTCCGTTTATAATAATAATTGATGAAGAACATAATAATGATACTAAAAAAGCTGATGATATAATAAATAGTATAAATGCTAAATATGAAATAAGAGTTTCGGCTACACCTAATCCAAAATCTATTGGTGAAATATATGAAATAAAAGAAGAAGATGTAATTAATGAAGGTTTAATTACAAAATTTATGTATATTAATAAAGATTTAAATGAAGTTGAAATAGATGATATACAACATGAAACGAATATATTAATTGAAAAGGCAAATGAAATTAGAAAACAAGTAAAAGAAGAATATAGAAAAATAGGAGAGAATATTAACCCTTTAGTTTTAGTTCAATTTCCTAACTTAAATGATGATCTTATACAACAAGTAGAAGATAAATTAAATGAAATGGGATACAGTTATGAAAATGGATTGGTTTCTAGTTGGTTTTCATCAGCAGATAAAAAAGAAAAATCTAAAAAAATAGGTATAATTAATCTAAAAGATATAACGAATATTGATGGAAAACAAGATTTTCTTTTATTTAAACAAGCAATTGCAACAGGTTGGGACTGTCCGAGAGCGAAAATTTTGGTAAAATTAAGAGAAAAAATGAGTGAAACATTTGAAATACAGACTTTAGGTAGACTAAGAAGAATGCCTAGGGCAATACATTATGAAGATGATATATTAGATTGTTCATATTTATACACATTTGATGAAAAGTATAAATTAGAAGTTATTAACTCAGGTTTAGGTTGTGAAAAACAAAAAGTATTTTTGAAAAATGACGCAAAGGAAATAAAATTAATAAAGCAAACAAGAAAAGATGACTATCAATATCAAGATGAAAAAAAAGTTAGAAAAAATATTTATGAATTTTTAAAGAAAAAGTATAAATTAGGAACGATAAAGGAAAATAATAAAAAGATTTTAGAAATATATGGATATGAGTTTGGAGAATATATTACAAAGACATATCTTAAAGGAAAATATACAACTTTTGAACAAATAACAAAAAGTAAAGATATATCAAAAATGAATATAAAGATAGATACACACTTACATGGTATAGATTTGCAACATAATACAAATGAATTGAAAAAAACGATGGGGCTTTCATATGAAACAACTAATAAAATTTTAAGAACCTTATTTAAAAAAGGCTATGGTATTAATTCAAATAAATTACTTAATTTAAAATTAAGTGAATATTATACTTTCATAATTAATAATATTGATAAGTTAAAAGAAGTATTTTATGAATTTCAAGAAATAGAATTGCAAGATAGTGGTGTACAACAAATAAAAGAAGCTAAAGAAGATTACTTCTATATTCCAAAAGAAGAATATTATGACTTTATACCTAATTCAAAAAATGTAGAAATAATGAATTCAAATGTATATAAAGGATATAATACAAGTATGATAGTTGAAGGAATAAGAAGTAAGCCTGAAAGATTGTTTGAAAAATATTGTGAAAGTTCTGAAAATGTTAAGTATTTCTATAAAAATGGAGATAAAGGGACTGAATATTTATCAATAGTGTATATTACTAATTTGGGAAAAGAAAGTCTTTTTTATCCAGATTATGTTGTCGAAATGAAAGATGGAACAATTTGGCTAATAGAAACAAAAGGTGGAGAATATAAAGGTCAAAGTAAAAATATTGATATACAAGTTGGAAATAAATTTAAAGTTCTTAAAAATTTTTGCAAAAGACATGGATATAATTTTGGCTTTGTAAGAGATGTAAATGATGAATTATATATTAATAACGAAAAATATGTAGATGATATGAAAAATGATAGCTGGAAGAAATTATCAAAAGTTATATAA
- a CDS encoding MFS transporter — translation MEYRKFGMLDKLAYMSGDVANDLSFIFVMMYLMVFYTKVLGISGAVVGLLFLTARIVDAFTDIGMGRLVDVIKPRKEGKFRFWIKIVAPFVSLSSFLLFVYVVKYFSMPIKIAYIFVTYIFWGSICYTAINIPYGSMASVITIDCEKRASLSVYRSVGASISILLISYIVPKVIFVEKYIDGKLENVIVPERFTILALAFSILSFIFYMFCYKFSIERVKVKICEYNKEEKSFLKEVKKIGNSLKVNRSLQVFLVISLIYLLTTMLGSGLSAYIYIDYFKNKEVLAYSGMIGAILTFAVSPIASKIVKKIGKKTSGSIGLLISGGIFIILYLLRLNNAWIFFAFFVLCALGTSYFNVIVWAFITDIIDDQEVRTGCREDGTVYAVYSFARKLGQALAGGMTGFILSYIGYNSSQVIQSVSVSNSIYSIYTLAQGVGCILCGVVLLFIYPLGIKQVMINTEKLNKRREVENEK, via the coding sequence ATGGAATATAGAAAGTTTGGTATGTTAGATAAATTAGCATACATGTCAGGTGACGTAGCAAATGATTTGTCATTTATATTTGTAATGATGTATTTAATGGTATTCTATACTAAGGTATTAGGTATATCAGGAGCAGTAGTAGGATTACTATTTTTAACTGCAAGAATAGTTGATGCATTTACTGATATAGGGATGGGTAGATTAGTTGACGTAATCAAACCAAGAAAAGAAGGTAAATTTAGATTTTGGATAAAAATAGTTGCACCTTTTGTAAGTTTATCGTCATTTTTACTATTTGTATATGTAGTTAAATATTTTTCTATGCCTATAAAAATAGCATATATATTTGTTACATACATTTTTTGGGGAAGCATATGCTATACAGCAATAAATATTCCGTATGGATCAATGGCTTCAGTTATAACTATAGATTGTGAAAAAAGAGCATCATTATCAGTATATAGAAGTGTAGGAGCAAGTATATCAATTTTATTAATCTCATATATAGTTCCTAAAGTGATATTTGTTGAAAAGTATATAGATGGTAAGTTAGAAAATGTAATAGTCCCAGAAAGATTTACAATTTTAGCCTTAGCATTTTCAATTTTATCATTCATATTCTATATGTTTTGCTATAAATTTTCTATAGAAAGAGTAAAAGTTAAAATTTGTGAGTATAATAAAGAAGAAAAGAGTTTTTTAAAAGAAGTAAAGAAGATAGGAAATAGCTTAAAAGTTAATAGATCATTACAAGTATTTTTGGTAATATCTTTAATATATTTATTAACAACAATGTTAGGTAGTGGTTTATCAGCATATATTTATATTGATTATTTTAAAAATAAAGAAGTATTAGCGTATTCAGGTATGATAGGAGCAATTTTAACATTTGCTGTCTCACCTATTGCAAGTAAAATAGTAAAAAAGATAGGTAAAAAGACATCAGGATCAATAGGTCTATTAATATCAGGAGGCATATTCATAATTCTATACCTTTTAAGACTTAATAATGCATGGATATTCTTTGCGTTTTTTGTACTATGTGCACTAGGTACATCATACTTTAATGTAATAGTTTGGGCCTTTATAACAGACATAATAGATGATCAAGAAGTTAGAACAGGTTGTAGAGAAGATGGTACAGTATATGCTGTATATTCATTTGCTAGAAAGTTAGGTCAAGCATTAGCTGGTGGGATGACAGGATTCATATTATCATATATAGGATATAATTCAAGTCAAGTAATACAAAGTGTAAGTGTAAGTAATAGTATTTATTCAATATACACATTAGCACAAGGAGTAGGTTGTATTTTATGTGGTGTAGTACTACTATTTATATATCCTTTAGGTATAAAGCAAGTTATGATAAATACAGAAAAATTAAATAAACGTAGAGAGGTAGAAAATGAAAAATAG
- a CDS encoding DNA methyltransferase, with protein MDDNEQAQLKLLCDEIFGGENFIASITRNTNSSKNQSLYISVSHEYCLVYSKNIYKWNNAR; from the coding sequence ATAGATGATAATGAACAAGCACAATTAAAGTTACTTTGCGATGAGATATTTGGGGGAGAGAATTTTATAGCTAGTATTACAAGGAATACAAATAGTTCTAAAAATCAAAGTTTGTATATTTCAGTAAGTCATGAATACTGTTTAGTATATTCAAAAAATATTTATAAATGGAACAATGCCAGATAG
- a CDS encoding SDR family oxidoreductase, with protein MKNKVVVVTGAAGVICSMIAKHFAKLGAKVAMLDLNYEKAKEYEKEFTKEGLKTKAYKCNVLDKKNIEEVYENIKKDLGKVDVLINGAGGNNPKATADQEFYDKENKGTSFFDLDPKGISFVFDLNILGTILPTQVIAKDMEKGCSIINISSMNSYTPLTKIVAYSGAKASVNNFTQWLAVHLAKVGVRCNAIAPGFLVTNQNKKLLFNDDGTPTQRTGKILRNTPMERFGEPEEMLGALEFLVDNEKASFITGVIIPIDGGFSAYSGV; from the coding sequence ATGAAAAATAAAGTAGTAGTTGTAACTGGAGCAGCAGGTGTAATTTGTTCAATGATAGCAAAACATTTTGCAAAATTAGGTGCTAAGGTAGCGATGCTAGATTTAAATTATGAAAAAGCAAAAGAATATGAAAAAGAATTTACAAAAGAAGGGCTAAAGACTAAGGCATATAAGTGTAATGTTTTAGATAAAAAAAATATTGAAGAAGTTTATGAAAATATAAAAAAGGATTTAGGTAAGGTAGATGTATTAATAAATGGTGCTGGGGGAAATAATCCAAAAGCAACAGCAGACCAAGAATTCTACGATAAAGAAAACAAAGGTACAAGCTTTTTTGACTTAGATCCTAAAGGTATAAGTTTTGTTTTTGATTTAAATATTTTAGGAACAATATTACCCACACAAGTAATTGCAAAAGATATGGAAAAAGGATGTAGCATAATAAATATATCAAGTATGAACTCATACACACCATTAACAAAGATAGTTGCATATTCAGGGGCCAAAGCTAGTGTAAATAACTTTACACAATGGTTAGCAGTACACTTAGCCAAAGTAGGCGTAAGATGTAATGCAATAGCACCAGGATTTTTAGTAACTAATCAAAATAAAAAGTTATTATTTAATGATGATGGAACACCAACACAAAGAACAGGTAAGATATTAAGAAATACACCAATGGAAAGATTTGGAGAACCAGAAGAAATGTTAGGAGCATTAGAATTTTTAGTAGATAATGAAAAAGCAAGTTTTATTACAGGAGTAATAATACCTATTGACGGCGGATTCAGTGCATATTCGGGGGTATAA